ctttttcaatggtggtgcttcggcatcgggctagcaaTGCAaatagacttccgagggccctgacatttaaaacagacattgagaactttgaaaaagcactggtagtttacttacaagacgatttatgcagacagtatcttcacgaagtttagcgtttgcagccatcttgaatttagtcacgatatgTAGAgtgacgagtaagaatgaacaggtatgataagggatcagattccaaaaataattcagtggaaatgcatggattccagtttcttccagtagcagaaATACTACTTTGATTActagctagtaatcaaggatctttggtattgtatagtcaaatttgaatataacgtggccaaaagctattgtagccttctttctatctgttaaagatcaacagatcagtgattttcgcctatctgctcgccaaaaaagctggtattgtgtttcctgaatccttacattcaggcattcaaattaaacatgtatttttttctctatttcctaccaatgtatgatgcttgcatgagggaaacatcccaaaacaatagcaccatataattgttgctgttttgagaagtatttcttttcttatgcaagcatcatgcaaccataaAAAAGCAATtaaactaattatatcttacattagtaaagcagtcctctgatgtgcatgttacaaaacatttaagtgaaagtgcatgtataacaatataggcataataatgattgtgataatgataatgacaatttgatttggagaGAGTGGGGTTGGCTTTTGGGTACGtatagatgagccctatgaccccaaagtctgctatgtagtcagggggcctatgtggtttctgtgggtttggaatgttaatttttggagagtggttggactgtctttagaggtcattgaacatggagaaaaattatgtctccatttttttttacctgtttcaaccctatttttttgaaattgtatatttcactataattaacaccatacattttgcctaaatcactggctatgatgaataaagttcacaaaacagttattttcaacGGTTTTATTGTATGTCAAATTggtattatgattgtatgtcaaacaattagagataagatcaataaccaatcagtttcaccaaatacacatactccattgctgaaagatagcaaaaacataacagaatcacaaatgagacctcaaacaacatttaattcatttacatataaGCAACATAttatctcacctccacaatttcctcatcaaaatctgcaactagtctactaaaccctattcctactcaccttcttaagactgctctccccttcctggataatgttttgctctagatattcagggcatgtaccgaagtcgtttaagacatctgttattaagccctccctcaaaaaatctagccttgtatcaatactggtcctcctggacctcagcactgcctttgacaccatagaccatgacatactacttaggcttgaaaattGATAGGtatcaaagactcagcactcgcttggtttagatcataccttcctaaccgtcaacaatttgtacaggtccataataaaccatctacccagattatggtaaaatatggagtgcttcaaggctcagtactggggcccctgttgttaagcagatgatacataactatacctctccataaaacctgatgaattaatcctgttagccaaacttgacacatgtataagagatatatagacatggatgacgaataatttcctgcttttgaactcagataaaacagaagtcacggttttaggttctaaaaagatgagggatatatcctatccacatcacaggctacatatagtgatcttccactgacctcatccacaattgttaaaaacctaggagttataattgaccaggacctagcactaaactagatgtaccgcagagcggtacaaaatatgaccgccgcccagtccagcacattttttccacaaaaataaatcacgctgaaaggcctatatgattctaactgtctcactaaattgcattatccacactcaattctcactggtatctgctagacaacaagtaccaaaacatgattagttcatagatttcacatgtaaaattcattttatacaaccccacccccatcttgcctgttcataattctgagaaattcttgaattgtgtgcatgtgtgcatgtacacgtttatgtttatgtgtgtgggtgtgggtgtgtgtgcgtgcttgtgtgtttgcctgcgtatgtgtgtttgtgcatgtgcatgcatgcgtacatatgtctactgtgtgagtatgtgtcatacgtatgattactgtgaatgtatgtgtgtgcgtgtgtatctgtttatgcacatgtgtgcacatggaatgggttaacatgacccctggaggcaaacatacggaaaaaattggtcatcctaggccctacggttctcaagatattcacagaaaactgtgtctgccctaccctcctttcggggggtccagtacagcgggggggctacagatcaaaacgaaaaacgatggttccatgctatccatgtggggttacatgcccaccaagttttgtgtaccccggtctttcagtgtcccgggaatccttgacggaaatttggacatgcgaaaaagaaaaaaaaagaaaaaatctgactaaacctatatacctatatgaccgccgcttcgctgcgcggcggtcataataatcacataaaacagatcaccaaaacttaattttaccatttaaggaacatttcaaagataaggaagtccttatccttaccagatgccgagaaatgaatccatgcttttgtcacctcaaggatagactattgcaatgctattacgctggctgtaataatacctgtctaaagaccttacagcttatacaaaatggagctgctcacacacacaaaaaatatgaacatatttcccccatcctagcatccttacactggctaccttttaaaagtcattgacttcaaaatattacttatatcttttggttggttgcctgcattgaaagaggacacctgaagacgctcttttgtctgcttctgacagaagaagcacttatctatgctggcagcagctgctgctgaacaagtgtacatagtccctctagatggacttgatgcagttgcaggtgttgctgcaggttcagaagatggtctaccacgtcttttctgaagacactgagtcttgcctgcttcacatgacttctagtagcgaatcttagcatgctgcagatgcttactgttacaggtggatttgtagcagtttctgtgccaaactgctttgttctgttgtaaaataactgcactgtaacaatgtaatctttggctgatctgtgatcaccatccccatactctctcatggacaaaaacaagaaatttggcatatgtctctagtgatgggtcattcaccagtccacacatatctgccactggatacatagcccaaaatctgtttcttttagaatatgtgtgccatcacctgactaacagaaagacacacctcagaatataacctaactagactgtgccaccatgaactatgaaaatgtgcttgctcaaatgtagaaggctagaaggtcactaatatcaccaaccatgaagaacagagcactatgtgcttcaggttatttgatattctaaattctataattgccagctatcaacagccaactgtcactggtagtgtatctctttctcttacacacacacacacacacacacacacacacacacacacacacacactcacctgtctgtttgtctatcttaccctttcttttcttcacacttacataggctacggaaggccttacagacttcagctggtactagctatgtaaaagtctattaaacttgatttaacagagatctctgcactttgtaCTCTTTTAAGCGGACAATTTCGAGAattttaggcacaatttcttgttaaagagatcaattatcagcctaaaaatgttttataatgttgtattgtttatgtggtccacttttgcacactaccttgtagaatatctttgctttttggcaccaaaccctatgctataataccggcaatgtgaggtttatggataaaacaccaaatttgaccttttctgaatatgacctttgatttgggtccttcaaaaccttcaaaaaaatggagacatgttttttttttactcttaagaacccctagaacaaagatataatggtctccaaaaattaacatgcgaatcccacaagcccccaaattagacacataggccccctaatgactgggcctcaggtcaaagaagtttgagaaaggctggtgtacataacctgcatcagattgaggtttgcagtgatgcgcctgaaggcacgggttgaggacccagtcagttacgtcacaatatgcacatttgtttaaattcatacctacgtaatcaccatgaccaaaattgtacttttttttaactttgaatcttgaaaaaaaaaatattgacctacctaccgacccattttttattttattttttggctgttactgcaaacaagaatatttttaaggatggcctcatgactgttaaaatggctgacattgaaccacagtgctttaaatgggagcccccagtatcagtcatcaaggcatcaaaatctgccacaagcacttacaacacacaacatcactcataaacacacacacacacggacagaaccaccactgttcaagagaccattttggggctaaatgtgctttttctcatttggttgttttctgtttgtttagagcagaatgagccactgctgttcaaagggcccatttgggtgaaattattatataatttatgttattattatttattattatttactatagggttctagaataaataaaacagtgtgtttgaaataatggaatttgtgctctctcatgaagctgggtcaatgggacatggggagggtgggtctgttGATCGGGGGCAGGGGGCGTGGtgccacgagtagttcaagcagacgtaggactttcatgtacttcgatcaggggggaggTGGCGTGGCACTGTGCCAATGCCCCCCATTGGAATTGGATTTGGAACTATTTTCGGGCATAGCACCGGCAAAGCACCGCTGTGAGGCGCAAAGACATCACGCAGCATCTGAAAACCCTCAACTTCCTTTTAAGTGAGTTgttgtgtcctctctctcctcaggttGTTGGGCTGTTGGTCTGGTCTCTGATGGCTAGTATCCATATCTTCCATCCTGCCATTGGCTGGGTGATGTTTGTCTCCGTCACCCTCTGGCTCCTGACCATAGTGCTGTTCTGTATGCTGCTCTTTGGGGTTCATCACAAGTTACCCTCTGTGCCCTGGCCCCTCGCTGTGAGtcacttcattcattcattcatttgtactgtatatgttcAAATACCAGACCCACATTTGTTTACATGTTAATGTTGAACAAACAGCATACTGTATTTTGTACTATACTATTTTgtactatactacactatactGTACTATACGATACGATACTGTGATTGATGATCTGGTGCTTGTGTTGCTTTTCTATGGGCTTCCTTTCCCAGGTGTTGGTCTTCAATGGTGTGGCCGCTTTCTTGTACTTAACTGCTTTCATAACCACTGCAGCAGTCGCCAGTGATTACTACTGGACATGGGCCTATGGACACATGGTTGCAGCCGCGGTGAGTATAGAACACAGTACATCCTCTACTTACTTGAAATGTGTCATACTTTTGGCCTTTTTAGCCTTTTTATTTAATAGGACAGTAAAGACTGGACAGgatagtgggagagaaagatggaaagtaagagagagagatggagagtgggaaagagatggagagagggagagacagatggagagagtaaGAAGGGGAAGTgggagggggagatggagagtgggagagagggagagagagatggaaagagagagaaagagagagaaggggaagtgggaaagagagatggagagacagggggagtgggagagggaagtggagagagagatagagagatgcagaaagagatggggagtgggagagagagatggagagagatggaaaagagagagagaaagagaaagaaggggaagtggaagagggggatggagactgggagagagagatggagagagagagagagatgggaagtgggaaagagagatggagagacaggggGAGTGGGAGACTGAGGTGGAGAGtaggagagatagagtgaggaagagatagATGGGGAGTGGGAGAAGGAGATGGGGAGAGGCCgagaggtagagagatggagagagagagagaaggggaagtggaagagggagatggagagatggagagagagatgggaagtgggaaagagagatggagagacagcgggagtgggagagggaggtggagagagagataaagtgagggagagagagattgagagatgcagaaagagatggggagtgggagagggagatggggagaggccgagagggagagagatggagagaaagagatggaaagagggtgagagagaagggaagtggGAAAGAGGcgatgagtgggagagagaggtggagagtgggggagagagagattgatgtatgggagagagagatggaggtatGGGATACCAACGTTCCCACTGCAGCTCCTACCATCTATTGATTTTCTGGAGAATTCTTGCTGGTATTTATTTGAGGCAGCATTGTCTTAAAAACAGCCACACTGGTATGTCTACCTCatacaggtttttttttcttttttcaaagcATCCAGAGTTATGAGTTGAATAGATGAACCAGTTGAACTTTATTTAGTTCAACCTTTATTTGCTTTAAAACACCTatacaggggcagccgtggcctggttagcacttcggacttgtaaccggagggttgccggttcgaaccccgaccagtacggctgaagtgcccttgagcaaggcacctaacccctcattgctccccaagcgccgctgttgatagCAGGCAGcccactgcgccg
This DNA window, taken from Alosa sapidissima isolate fAloSap1 chromosome 11, fAloSap1.pri, whole genome shotgun sequence, encodes the following:
- the LOC121723816 gene encoding plasmolipin isoform X1; amino-acid sequence: MADFPGKVNTQTSAAASQQGNIKMAVDVSFVRTIPAILMMAETVVGLLVWSLMASIHIFHPAIGWVMFVSVTLWLLTIVLFCMLLFGVHHKLPSVPWPLAVLVFNGVAAFLYLTAFITTAAVASDYYWTWAYGHMVAAAVFGCIVTVGYGASAFFSYTMWRGNDGNAAGSTVPV
- the LOC121723816 gene encoding plasmolipin isoform X2; translated protein: MAVDVSFVRTIPAILMMAETVVGLLVWSLMASIHIFHPAIGWVMFVSVTLWLLTIVLFCMLLFGVHHKLPSVPWPLAVLVFNGVAAFLYLTAFITTAAVASDYYWTWAYGHMVAAAVFGCIVTVGYGASAFFSYTMWRGNDGNAAGSTVPV